The proteins below are encoded in one region of Salvelinus fontinalis isolate EN_2023a chromosome 10, ASM2944872v1, whole genome shotgun sequence:
- the si:dkeyp-117b8.4 gene encoding E3 SUMO-protein ligase ZBED1 isoform X2: MDFRGYPLCSSLGPNLRRRGDRGASGLVLDRRKSTVWNYYIQLNEMYVECNICKRQLSFHNSTTTMREHLVRKHNIRDNGPPVLHNTVVALAPIPATSLQPMAQPRFPCNISTTSTTANTCMFQPDLHVVVKEEQQDAGLSPEQGTAKRARITCAPQDVGCGANANPVCSRDLEPSNSNTGLLYSENNHFGDSNRSGTCIKESNDKRTGFLTDLILEVVYRDLQPLSVVDERGFRLLLSCLEPQYPVPSPSQLGSLIWHRYDVLKRQLQQCLQSGLATRGITLCTEYWRSVAGCEVGASGRLFLTVSAHFIDKDWRLARCVLQTRPMTVIRERACGSGFTQFGDTLKAVLSDFHLPQSSVFCVVHDTPRISEARGTANMGLQKEYQIAGPGQSPQDLPESWVALHCAGEALKLCIQEGLWMEPVRQALSEARRIISHFQHDTPAAAALIHKAEAANKAGACLALDDPGRWATTIDMCESLLGLKWVVSSVLEEQKAAPNLVDHQWRLLQELVPVLKTMRIAASFLSEDINVSISALMPCLHGVFRVLRQHIAESSCPVARGVMETVQSGMERQWRLGEEEALLDSPAVLSSFLDPRFKELRFLSPHARSKLHDKVKELLSAQAQIEAEEISRERDKGGDDEKGEEGRERGVTNMRLINSQSTIVHLQPPSYNQVSPVAKTMYDILLGEDPTERMPEIHQQLENYIAEPLCTRSLSPLHWWRSKEHRFPAVARLARTFLAIPTTAVAADRAFAPRETTVAQRRAILGPQHLDHILFLHQNSDYVEKLMGGSTGHGERGSDRNGAKKTRETLYQSLVSYESKTWLGGEEL, translated from the coding sequence ATGGATTTCCGAGGGTACCCGTTGTGCAGCAGTCTGGGACCAAATTTGAGGAGAAGGGGGGATCGGGGAGCATCAGGACTGGTTCTGGATAGACGCAAGTCTACAGTTTGGAATTACTATATCCAGCTTAATGAGATGTATGTTGAGTGTAATATATGCAAGAGACAGTTGTCTTTTCACAACAGCACTACGACTATGAGGGAGCACCTTGTCCGCAAACATAATATACGCGACAATGGGCCACCTGTACTCCATAACACAGTGGTGGCCTTGGCCCCGATTCCAGCTACATCACTTCAGCCAATGGCCCAGCCCAGATTCCCCTGCAACATCTCCACTACATCTACTACTGCCAACACATGCATGTTCCAGCCAGATTTGCACGTAGTTGTAAAAGAGGAGCAGCAGGATGCTGGCTTATCTCCTGAACAAGGGACGGCCAAACGTGCACGAATCACATGTGCTCCCCAAGATGTAGGATGCGGTGCCAATGCAAACCCTGTCTGCAGCCGAGATTTGGAACCGTCAAATTCAAATACTGGATTACTATACAGTGAGAACAACCACTTTGGTGATAGCAATCGCAGTGGCACTTGTATCAAGGAATCCAATGATAAGCGAACTGGGTTCCTGACTGACCTAATATTAGAAGTGGTGTACAGGGACTTGCAGCCACTGTCTGTGGTGGATGAGAGGGGATTTCGTCTTCTATTGAGCTGCTTAGAACCACAATACCCAGTGCCGTCTCCCTCTCAGCTCGGCAGCCTTATTTGGCATCGCTATGATGTTCTTAAACGGCAACTGCAGCAGTGTCTTCAGTCTGGCCTGGCAACACGTGGCATAACACTTTGCACTGAATACTGGAGGTCAGTAGCAGGTTGTGAGGTGGGAGCAAGCGGCCGGCTGTTCTTAACTGTAAGTGCACATTTTATTGACAAAGACTGGCGCTTGGCCCGTTGTGTGCTGCAGACCCGTCCCATGACCGTTATCAGAGAGAGGGCTTGTGGAAGTGGGTTCACTCAATTTGGTGACACCCTAAAGGCAGTTCTCTCCGACTTCCATCTCCCCCAGAGCTCTGTTTTCTGTGTTGTGCACGATACTCCCAGGATCTCAGAGGCCAGAGGGACTGCGAATATGGGACTTCAGAAAGAATATCAAATTGCTGGACCAGGCCAATCGCCTCAGGATCTCCCAGAGAGCTGGGTAGCATTACACTGTGCAGGGGAAGCCCTCAAACTCTGCATCCAGGAAGGACTATGGATGGAACCTGTCAGACAGGCTCTTTCTGAGGCCCGCAGGATTATTTCACATTTCCAGCATGACACACCTGCTGCTGCCGCTCTGATCCACAAAGCAGAAGCTGCTAATAAAGCCGGTGCTTGTCTGGCGCTGGATGACCCAGGGCGCTGGGCAACTACTATCGACATGTGTGAGAGTCTGCTAGGGCTGAAATGGGTGGTGAGCTCCGTTCTAGAGGAGCAGAAAGCTGCTCCAAATTTAGTGGACCACCAGTGGCGTCTCCTCCAGGAGCTGGTGCCAGTTCTTAAGACCATGCGCATCGCTGCCTCCTTTTTGAGTGAGGACATAAATGTGTCCATCTCCGCCCTTATGCCGTGCCTGCATGGCGTATTCCGTGTCCTAAGGCAACACATCGCAGAGAGCAGCTGCCCTGTGGCTCGAGGAGTCATGGAGACCGTGCAGTCAGGAATGGAGCGACAGTGGAGACTGGGTGAAGAGGAGGCCTTACTGGACAGCCCTGCCGTCCTCTCCTCATTCCTGGACCCGAGGTTTAAGGAGCTGCGTTTCCTCAGCCCACATGCACGTAGTAAGCTGCACGACAAGGTTAAAGAACTGTTATCTGCTCAAGCGCAAATAGAGGCAGAGGAAATAAGCAGAGAGCGTGATAAAGGAGGTGATGATGAGAAGGGCGAagagggaagggaaaggggagtGACTAATATGAGATTGATTAACTCTCAGTCAACAATCGTTCATCTGCAGCCCCCTTCCTATAATCAAGTGAGCCCAGTGGCCAAAACCATGTACGACATACTGCTAGGAGAGGATCCCACTGAGCGAATGCCTGAGATCCACCAACAGCTGGAGAACTACATTGCAGAGCCGTTGTGCACACGTAGCCTGTCACCTCTCCACTGGTGGCGTTCTAAGGAGCATCGCTTCCCTGCCGTGGCCAGACTTGCCCGTACATTTCTGGCTATTCCTACTACGGCTGTGGCTGCAGACAGAGCTTTTGCTCCTAGAGAGACTACTGTTGCTCAACGCAGGGCCATTCTGGGGCCCCAGCATTTGGATCATATTCTTTTCCTTCATCAGAACAGTGACTATGTGGAGAAACTGATGGGAGGGTCTACGGGGCATGGAGAAAGGGGCAGTGACAGGAATGGAGCCAAGAAGACAAGAGAGACTCTGTATCAGTCTTTAGTGTCCTATGAGAGCAAGACTTGGTTGGGAGGGGAGGAGTTGTGA
- the ehd2a gene encoding EH domain-containing protein 2 — MSSGGLKDRNAETLEDVNAVTKELKYLYYKRLLPIEKQYGFQHFHSPSFEDADFDNKPMVLVMGQYSTGKTTFIRYLLEQDFPGSRVGPEPTTDSFTAIMHGEVEQLIPGNALSVDHKKPFRHLNSFGNTFLNRFQCALLPNQVLESISIIDTPGILSSAKKRMSRGYDFPAVLRWFAERVDHIILLFDAHKLEFSDELTRAFGALCGYEDKLRVVLNKADRVDSQQLMRVYGALMWSLGKVFQTPEILRVYIVSLWSQPRLLSDHCQLLELEELDLLEDIRNLPRNAAVRKLNDLVKRARLVRAHAHIISHLKQEMPTVFCKESKKQNLIYELPLIFSKIQQQQRVPAGDFPDCAKMQERLMGQDFTKFKTLKPSLMASLDKLLSNDIAKLMPLLHQQDLKKASLPGIPDGTFLETGRSLFEQVTKSGESREIQKDEWVVTKDKQKYDEIFYNLCPNEGKLSGTKAKEWMVSTHLPNSVLGHIWRLSDVDCDGMLDDEEFALAIHLIEAKLEGHGLPGELPAHLVPPSKRLHKGLAV; from the exons ATGTCTAGTGGGGGGCTGAAGGACAGAAATGCTGAAACGCTGGAGGATGTAAACGCAGTCACAAAAGAGCTCAAGTATCTTTACTATAAGAGGCTGCTTCCCATAGAGAAGCAATATGGCTTCCAACACTTTCACTCTCCCAGCTTTGAGGATGCCGATTTTGACAACAAACCGATGGTGCTGGTGATGGGTCAATACTCGACAGGGAAGACTACTTTTATCAG atATCTCCTTGAGCAAGACTTTCCAGGTAGCCGTGTTGGTCCAGAGCCCACCACAGACAGCTTCACTGCCATCATGCATGGGGAGGTAGAACAACTAATCCCAGGCAATGCTCTGTCAGTAGACCACAAAAAGCCCTTTCGCCACCTCAATTCTTTTGGAAATACCTTCCTGAACAG ATTCCAGTGTGCCCTGCTTCCAAATCAGGTCCTGGAGAGTATCAGCATTATTGACACACCAGGCATCTTATCTTCGGCTAAGAAGAGAATGAGTCGAG GATATGATTTCCCAGCAGTGCTGCGCTGGTTTGCAGAACGTGTGGACCACATCATCCTTCTGTTTGATGCACATAAACTGGAGTTCTCTGATGAGCTCACACGTGCCTTTGGGGCTCTGTGTGGCTATGAAGACAAGCTGCGTGTGGTACTGAATAAAGCAGACAGGGTCGACTCTCAACAGTTGATGCGAGTGTATGGTGCTCTCATGTGGTCACTGGGGAAGGTGTTTCAAACCCCTGAAATACTCCGGGTTTACATCGTCTCCCTCTGGTCACAGCCACGTCTGTTGTCTGACCACTGTCAACTGCTGGAGCTTGAGGAACTGGATCTTTTGGAGGATATCCGGAACCTGCCTCGAAATGCTGCCGTACGGAAACTTAATGACCTAGTTAAGAGGGCACGCCTAGTTAGG GCCCATGCACATATCATTAGCCATCTCAAGCAGGAGATGCCCACAGTTTTCTGCAAGGAGAGCAAGAAGCAGAACCTGATCTATGAGCTTCCTCTCATCTTTTCCAAGATTCAACAGCAACAGCGAGTACCAGCTGGTGACTTCCCTGACTGTGCCAAGATGCAG GAACGACTAATGGGTCAAGATTTCACAAAGTTCAAGACACTCAAGCCCAGCCTAATGGCTTCCTTGGACAAGTTACTGTCCAATGACATTGCAAAGCTGATGCCTTTACTACATCAACAGGATCTGAAGAAGGCTTCCCTGCCAGGGATTCCGGATGGAACCTTCTTGGAAACTGGCAGGTCTCTCTTTGAGCAAGTTACAAAGAGTGGAGAAAGCAGGGAAATACAGAAGGATGAATGGGTGGTGACAAAAGATAAACAAAAATATGATGAGATATTCTACAATCTCTGTCCAAATGAGGGCAAACTGAGCGGTACTAAGGCCAAGGAGTGGATGGTCAGCACCCACCTGCCAAACTCAGTACTTGGCCATATCTGGAGGCTTTCTGATGTGGACTGTGATGGCATGCTGGATGATGAGGAGTTTGCCCTAGCCATCCACCTCATTGAGGCCAAGCTGGAGGGCCATGGGCTCCCAGGAGAGCTGCCTGCCCACCTGGTGCCACCTTCGAAACGTTTGCATAAAGGATTAGCTGTTTAG
- the selenow1 gene encoding selenoprotein W, 1 — MKMIRGSLRLIYFITTSNIKEIALHRQLFCNYYLSQRRAAATCDMGVKVHIIYCGGUGYRPKFTRLKTQLEDEFPGDLEITGESTPSTSGWFEVEVNGKLVHSKKEGSGFVDNEQKMSTLVDAIDKVLGK; from the exons ATGAAGATGATTCGTGGGTCGCTCCGCCTTATTTATTTCATAACAACGTCAAATATCAAGGAAATAGCCTTACACCGACAACTCTTTTGCAACTACTACCTCTCTCAGAGAAGGGCTGCAGCGACTTGCGATATGGGAGTCAAAGTTCATATCATCTACTG CGGTGGATGAGGGTACAGGCCCAAG TTCACCAGACTCAAGACACAGCTTGAGGATGAATTCCCAGGTGATCTTGAGATT ACTGGTGAAAGCACACCTTCAACCTCTGGGTGGTTCGAGGTGGAGGTGAATGGCAAGTTGGTCCACTCAAAGAAG GAGGGGTCAGGCTTTGTGGACAACGAGCAGAAAATGTCAACATTGGTTGATGCAATTGATAAGGTGTTGGGGAAATAA
- the si:dkeyp-117b8.4 gene encoding E3 SUMO-protein ligase ZBED1 isoform X1 has translation MEGYKPLKGSLYGSFGFKLDAKGILTDKSIVYCFHCEQSFSYHRSKTSLQYHLRKKHPLVTKAKPSDDVESDSEITVISDNSNMDFRGYPLCSSLGPNLRRRGDRGASGLVLDRRKSTVWNYYIQLNEMYVECNICKRQLSFHNSTTTMREHLVRKHNIRDNGPPVLHNTVVALAPIPATSLQPMAQPRFPCNISTTSTTANTCMFQPDLHVVVKEEQQDAGLSPEQGTAKRARITCAPQDVGCGANANPVCSRDLEPSNSNTGLLYSENNHFGDSNRSGTCIKESNDKRTGFLTDLILEVVYRDLQPLSVVDERGFRLLLSCLEPQYPVPSPSQLGSLIWHRYDVLKRQLQQCLQSGLATRGITLCTEYWRSVAGCEVGASGRLFLTVSAHFIDKDWRLARCVLQTRPMTVIRERACGSGFTQFGDTLKAVLSDFHLPQSSVFCVVHDTPRISEARGTANMGLQKEYQIAGPGQSPQDLPESWVALHCAGEALKLCIQEGLWMEPVRQALSEARRIISHFQHDTPAAAALIHKAEAANKAGACLALDDPGRWATTIDMCESLLGLKWVVSSVLEEQKAAPNLVDHQWRLLQELVPVLKTMRIAASFLSEDINVSISALMPCLHGVFRVLRQHIAESSCPVARGVMETVQSGMERQWRLGEEEALLDSPAVLSSFLDPRFKELRFLSPHARSKLHDKVKELLSAQAQIEAEEISRERDKGGDDEKGEEGRERGVTNMRLINSQSTIVHLQPPSYNQVSPVAKTMYDILLGEDPTERMPEIHQQLENYIAEPLCTRSLSPLHWWRSKEHRFPAVARLARTFLAIPTTAVAADRAFAPRETTVAQRRAILGPQHLDHILFLHQNSDYVEKLMGGSTGHGERGSDRNGAKKTRETLYQSLVSYESKTWLGGEEL, from the exons ATGGAAGGCTATAAACCACTCAAAGGAAGTTTATATGGAAGTTTTGGCTTTAAATTGGATGCGAAAGGAATCTTAACAGACAAAAGCATAGTTTACTGTTTCCATTGCGAACAGAGTTTTTCCTACCACCGCAGCAAAACAAGCTTGCAATACCATTTGCGAAAAAAACATCCTCTTGTCACTAAAGCTAAACCTAGTGATGATGTAGAGTCAGACTCGGAAATCACAG TGATCTCTGACAACTCTAACATGGATTTCCGAGGGTACCCGTTGTGCAGCAGTCTGGGACCAAATTTGAGGAGAAGGGGGGATCGGGGAGCATCAGGACTGGTTCTGGATAGACGCAAGTCTACAGTTTGGAATTACTATATCCAGCTTAATGAGATGTATGTTGAGTGTAATATATGCAAGAGACAGTTGTCTTTTCACAACAGCACTACGACTATGAGGGAGCACCTTGTCCGCAAACATAATATACGCGACAATGGGCCACCTGTACTCCATAACACAGTGGTGGCCTTGGCCCCGATTCCAGCTACATCACTTCAGCCAATGGCCCAGCCCAGATTCCCCTGCAACATCTCCACTACATCTACTACTGCCAACACATGCATGTTCCAGCCAGATTTGCACGTAGTTGTAAAAGAGGAGCAGCAGGATGCTGGCTTATCTCCTGAACAAGGGACGGCCAAACGTGCACGAATCACATGTGCTCCCCAAGATGTAGGATGCGGTGCCAATGCAAACCCTGTCTGCAGCCGAGATTTGGAACCGTCAAATTCAAATACTGGATTACTATACAGTGAGAACAACCACTTTGGTGATAGCAATCGCAGTGGCACTTGTATCAAGGAATCCAATGATAAGCGAACTGGGTTCCTGACTGACCTAATATTAGAAGTGGTGTACAGGGACTTGCAGCCACTGTCTGTGGTGGATGAGAGGGGATTTCGTCTTCTATTGAGCTGCTTAGAACCACAATACCCAGTGCCGTCTCCCTCTCAGCTCGGCAGCCTTATTTGGCATCGCTATGATGTTCTTAAACGGCAACTGCAGCAGTGTCTTCAGTCTGGCCTGGCAACACGTGGCATAACACTTTGCACTGAATACTGGAGGTCAGTAGCAGGTTGTGAGGTGGGAGCAAGCGGCCGGCTGTTCTTAACTGTAAGTGCACATTTTATTGACAAAGACTGGCGCTTGGCCCGTTGTGTGCTGCAGACCCGTCCCATGACCGTTATCAGAGAGAGGGCTTGTGGAAGTGGGTTCACTCAATTTGGTGACACCCTAAAGGCAGTTCTCTCCGACTTCCATCTCCCCCAGAGCTCTGTTTTCTGTGTTGTGCACGATACTCCCAGGATCTCAGAGGCCAGAGGGACTGCGAATATGGGACTTCAGAAAGAATATCAAATTGCTGGACCAGGCCAATCGCCTCAGGATCTCCCAGAGAGCTGGGTAGCATTACACTGTGCAGGGGAAGCCCTCAAACTCTGCATCCAGGAAGGACTATGGATGGAACCTGTCAGACAGGCTCTTTCTGAGGCCCGCAGGATTATTTCACATTTCCAGCATGACACACCTGCTGCTGCCGCTCTGATCCACAAAGCAGAAGCTGCTAATAAAGCCGGTGCTTGTCTGGCGCTGGATGACCCAGGGCGCTGGGCAACTACTATCGACATGTGTGAGAGTCTGCTAGGGCTGAAATGGGTGGTGAGCTCCGTTCTAGAGGAGCAGAAAGCTGCTCCAAATTTAGTGGACCACCAGTGGCGTCTCCTCCAGGAGCTGGTGCCAGTTCTTAAGACCATGCGCATCGCTGCCTCCTTTTTGAGTGAGGACATAAATGTGTCCATCTCCGCCCTTATGCCGTGCCTGCATGGCGTATTCCGTGTCCTAAGGCAACACATCGCAGAGAGCAGCTGCCCTGTGGCTCGAGGAGTCATGGAGACCGTGCAGTCAGGAATGGAGCGACAGTGGAGACTGGGTGAAGAGGAGGCCTTACTGGACAGCCCTGCCGTCCTCTCCTCATTCCTGGACCCGAGGTTTAAGGAGCTGCGTTTCCTCAGCCCACATGCACGTAGTAAGCTGCACGACAAGGTTAAAGAACTGTTATCTGCTCAAGCGCAAATAGAGGCAGAGGAAATAAGCAGAGAGCGTGATAAAGGAGGTGATGATGAGAAGGGCGAagagggaagggaaaggggagtGACTAATATGAGATTGATTAACTCTCAGTCAACAATCGTTCATCTGCAGCCCCCTTCCTATAATCAAGTGAGCCCAGTGGCCAAAACCATGTACGACATACTGCTAGGAGAGGATCCCACTGAGCGAATGCCTGAGATCCACCAACAGCTGGAGAACTACATTGCAGAGCCGTTGTGCACACGTAGCCTGTCACCTCTCCACTGGTGGCGTTCTAAGGAGCATCGCTTCCCTGCCGTGGCCAGACTTGCCCGTACATTTCTGGCTATTCCTACTACGGCTGTGGCTGCAGACAGAGCTTTTGCTCCTAGAGAGACTACTGTTGCTCAACGCAGGGCCATTCTGGGGCCCCAGCATTTGGATCATATTCTTTTCCTTCATCAGAACAGTGACTATGTGGAGAAACTGATGGGAGGGTCTACGGGGCATGGAGAAAGGGGCAGTGACAGGAATGGAGCCAAGAAGACAAGAGAGACTCTGTATCAGTCTTTAGTGTCCTATGAGAGCAAGACTTGGTTGGGAGGGGAGGAGTTGTGA